In Acidobacteriota bacterium, a genomic segment contains:
- a CDS encoding MoaD/ThiS family protein: MKIIIPTPLRQYTAKNDTVIVEGATVEEAFKNLAAQYGDLRKQLFTEEGKLRSFVNIYKNDEDIRYLSKEQTPVKDNDVLSIIPSIAGGASPVPACR; this comes from the coding sequence GTGAAGATCATCATCCCGACGCCGTTGCGGCAGTATACGGCGAAAAACGACACTGTGATCGTTGAGGGCGCGACCGTCGAGGAAGCCTTTAAGAATCTTGCCGCGCAGTATGGCGATCTGCGCAAGCAATTATTTACTGAAGAGGGGAAACTTCGCAGCTTCGTGAACATCTATAAGAATGACGAAGACATCCGCTACCTCAGCAAGGAGCAGACGCCGGTGAAAGACAACGACGTATTGAGCATTATTCCTTCCATCGCCGGCGGCGCGTCCCCTGTGCCCGCCTGTCGCTAG
- the moeB gene encoding molybdopterin-synthase adenylyltransferase MoeB yields MSLSKDEVLRYSRHLIMPEVGMEGQLKLKSAKVLCIGAGGLGSPLGLYLAAAGVGTLGLVDFDVVDFSNLQRQILHSTADVGRTKLASAKDRLHGMNPHIELQTHEVALSSANALNIFKDYDIIADGTDNFPTRYLTNDACVLSGKPNVYASIFRFDGQASVFATKDGPCYRCLYPEPPPPGLVPSCAEGGVLGILPGLLGVIQATEVVKLIIGKGNSLVGRLLLVDALEMKFRELKLRKAPDCPICGTNPTIHALIDYDQFCGIHPEPPPAPEASEWELTPVELKSRMDRKESFVLLDVREQHEVDICTIPGSRLIPLGQLQARVNELNPADDLVVHCKSGMRSGKAVDFLKTVGFQRIKNLKGGILAWSDQVDPSVPKY; encoded by the coding sequence ATGTCACTTTCAAAGGACGAAGTCTTACGCTATAGCCGCCATCTGATCATGCCCGAGGTGGGCATGGAAGGGCAGTTGAAGCTCAAAAGCGCCAAGGTCCTGTGCATCGGCGCAGGGGGCCTCGGCTCGCCCCTTGGATTGTATCTGGCCGCCGCGGGAGTGGGCACGTTGGGTCTGGTCGATTTTGATGTGGTCGATTTCAGCAACCTGCAGCGCCAGATTCTGCATAGCACCGCCGACGTGGGCCGCACCAAACTGGCCAGCGCCAAGGATCGCCTGCATGGCATGAATCCGCATATCGAATTGCAGACGCATGAGGTCGCGCTGTCCTCCGCGAATGCGCTGAATATTTTTAAGGACTACGACATCATCGCCGATGGCACCGATAACTTCCCCACGCGCTATCTAACCAATGACGCCTGCGTGCTCTCCGGCAAGCCCAACGTTTACGCGAGCATCTTCCGCTTCGATGGCCAGGCCTCCGTATTCGCCACCAAGGACGGCCCGTGCTATCGCTGCCTCTATCCCGAGCCGCCGCCGCCGGGGCTGGTTCCGAGTTGCGCTGAGGGCGGAGTGCTGGGCATTCTCCCTGGATTGCTTGGAGTGATTCAGGCGACGGAGGTGGTGAAGCTCATTATCGGCAAGGGTAATTCGCTGGTGGGCCGTCTGCTGCTGGTTGATGCGTTGGAGATGAAGTTCCGCGAGTTGAAGTTGCGCAAGGCGCCCGATTGCCCGATCTGCGGGACCAACCCAACCATTCATGCGTTGATTGACTACGATCAGTTCTGCGGCATCCATCCCGAGCCGCCTCCGGCCCCGGAGGCGAGCGAGTGGGAACTTACGCCCGTGGAATTGAAAAGTAGAATGGATCGCAAGGAATCGTTTGTGTTGCTCGATGTCCGCGAACAGCACGAGGTGGATATCTGCACGATTCCCGGTTCACGATTGATTCCGCTCGGGCAGTTGCAGGCGCGCGTGAATGAGTTGAACCCCGCCGATGATCTGGTCGTGCATTGCAAGAGCGGCATGCGCAGCGGCAAGGCCGTGGACTTCCTGAAGACCGTGGGCTTCCAACGCATCAAGAATCTGAAGGGCGGCATCCTGGCCTGGAGCGATCAGGTTGATCCGTCGGTGCCGAAGTACTAA
- a CDS encoding cysteine synthase family protein: MTSKIDGHIKVVRPGEQTSLLRLIGNTPLIKLERIAQRFAPIEISVKAEWFNPGGSVKDRAAWSMIRDGELSGALQPGKVILDATSGNTGIAYAMIGANRGYKVCLCLPANASPERKKILKAYGVEMVLTDPDLSTDGSQQMAKQMYAADPEKYFYPDQYNNPANWRAHYETTGPEIIRQTDGKITHFVAGLGTTGTFIGTSRRLREFNPAIQLISVQPDSAIHGLEGMKHLETAMVPGIYDATVADEDMAIDTERAYHWVKMLAREEGLLAGISCGAVLDACFQIAARLEKEPLAVRQQTKIVTIFPDAADKYLSERFWDEPNE, from the coding sequence ATGACCAGCAAGATAGATGGACATATTAAAGTAGTGCGACCAGGCGAGCAAACCTCCCTGCTACGCCTGATTGGCAATACGCCCCTGATCAAACTGGAGCGCATCGCTCAACGCTTCGCTCCCATCGAGATATCCGTCAAGGCCGAGTGGTTCAACCCCGGTGGGTCGGTTAAGGATCGCGCCGCGTGGAGCATGATCCGCGATGGCGAGCTGAGCGGAGCGCTGCAGCCGGGGAAAGTGATCCTGGACGCCACCAGCGGAAATACCGGCATCGCCTACGCCATGATCGGCGCGAATCGTGGCTACAAGGTCTGCCTCTGCCTGCCGGCCAACGCCAGTCCCGAGCGCAAAAAAATCTTAAAAGCCTACGGCGTGGAGATGGTGCTGACCGATCCCGATCTATCCACCGACGGCTCGCAGCAGATGGCCAAGCAGATGTACGCCGCCGATCCAGAAAAATATTTCTACCCGGATCAGTACAACAATCCCGCCAACTGGCGCGCGCATTACGAGACAACGGGACCGGAAATTATCCGCCAGACCGACGGCAAGATCACTCATTTTGTCGCGGGACTCGGAACGACTGGAACGTTTATCGGCACCAGCCGCCGCCTGCGTGAGTTCAATCCGGCGATCCAGCTCATCTCGGTGCAGCCCGATTCGGCTATTCACGGTCTGGAAGGCATGAAGCACCTCGAAACAGCGATGGTGCCGGGAATATACGACGCGACAGTGGCCGATGAGGACATGGCCATCGACACCGAGAGGGCGTATCACTGGGTTAAGATGTTGGCGCGCGAGGAAGGCCTGCTGGCGGGCATCTCATGCGGCGCGGTGCTGGATGCCTGCTTTCAGATTGCCGCACGGCTGGAAAAGGAACCGCTTGCCGTTCGACAACAAACGAAAATTGTTACCATCTTTCCCGACGCCGCTGATAAATATCTCAGTGAGCGATTCTGGGACGAACCAAATGAATGA
- a CDS encoding ACT domain-containing protein encodes MIGCATKSRAQEHSGFRASGTCHNWRGSDTSSGNLLRGNLMTPNSYEREHLVVTAVGPDRVGLVEQISQFLLKEGCNIEDSKMAVFCGEFTIILLVTGKEDALQRVAASFPSLTAQAGLAFTSKHPASRSASESALPCRLLASCMDHPGVVHQLSSVLSRLGVNIESLETKTEEAAMSGTPIFRMEARLSVPARVNLHNLRQELDAIGQRENIDIEFSLLQRA; translated from the coding sequence ATGATCGGATGCGCGACCAAGTCCCGCGCCCAGGAGCATTCAGGTTTTCGTGCATCGGGGACGTGCCATAACTGGCGCGGCTCGGATACGTCATCAGGAAATTTGCTAAGGGGAAATTTAATGACTCCCAATTCCTACGAACGTGAACATCTGGTTGTAACCGCGGTCGGTCCGGACCGTGTCGGACTGGTCGAGCAGATCAGCCAGTTCCTGTTGAAGGAAGGTTGCAACATTGAGGACAGCAAGATGGCCGTCTTCTGCGGTGAGTTCACCATCATCCTGCTGGTAACCGGCAAGGAAGACGCGTTGCAACGCGTAGCCGCTTCGTTCCCGTCGCTGACGGCGCAGGCCGGGCTGGCCTTCACCAGCAAACACCCGGCGTCGCGCTCGGCGTCGGAGTCCGCGCTTCCCTGTCGATTGCTGGCGTCGTGTATGGATCATCCCGGCGTGGTTCATCAACTGAGTTCCGTGCTGAGCCGGCTGGGCGTCAACATCGAATCGCTGGAAACCAAAACGGAAGAGGCCGCCATGAGCGGCACCCCCATCTTCCGCATGGAGGCGCGGCTCTCCGTGCCCGCCCGTGTCAACCTGCACAATCTTCGCCAGGAACTCGACGCCATCGGACAACGCGAGAACATCGACATCGAGTTCTCGCTGCTCCAGCGCGCCTAG
- the aroF gene encoding 3-deoxy-7-phosphoheptulonate synthase, which produces MIISMKLGASKQEIDHVCERLQELGYKSHPIVGTERTVIGGIGGGGNKEAVMESIAAAPGVESVVPISQPFKFVSKESQPGKTEIKLGKHGLGGKEFIIFAGPCSVESEEQVLETAIAVKKAGAQILRGGAFKPRTSPYDFQGLEEVGLKLLANAREKTGMAVCTEVMSTEDVSLVAEYSDILQIGARNMQNFNLLKRVGKINRPVMLKRGLSSTIKEFLLSAEYIVTSGNPNVFLCERGIRTFETYTRNTLDISAVPVLQELTHLPVIVDPSHATGKRSLIPSMCKASIAAGADGLMVEVHPNPEKAFSDGPQSLRLPDFAQLMQDLQPYLKLWSSERGS; this is translated from the coding sequence ATGATTATCTCGATGAAACTCGGAGCCAGCAAGCAGGAGATTGATCACGTCTGCGAGCGGTTACAGGAGCTGGGCTACAAGTCTCATCCGATTGTTGGCACCGAGCGCACCGTCATTGGGGGTATCGGCGGCGGAGGCAACAAGGAGGCCGTTATGGAGTCCATCGCAGCGGCGCCCGGTGTTGAGTCGGTCGTGCCGATCAGCCAGCCATTCAAGTTTGTCAGCAAGGAGTCGCAGCCCGGCAAGACAGAGATCAAGCTGGGCAAGCACGGCCTTGGCGGCAAAGAGTTTATTATTTTCGCGGGACCATGCTCGGTGGAGAGTGAGGAGCAGGTTCTCGAGACGGCTATTGCCGTGAAGAAGGCTGGCGCGCAGATTCTGCGCGGGGGCGCTTTCAAGCCGCGCACCTCGCCCTATGATTTCCAGGGCCTCGAGGAAGTTGGGTTGAAGTTGCTGGCCAACGCGCGCGAGAAGACCGGCATGGCCGTCTGCACCGAAGTGATGTCCACCGAGGACGTGAGCCTGGTCGCCGAGTACTCCGACATTTTGCAGATCGGCGCGCGCAACATGCAGAACTTCAACCTGCTGAAGCGCGTCGGCAAGATCAACCGCCCGGTGATGCTGAAGCGCGGCCTCAGCTCGACGATCAAGGAATTTCTGCTCTCCGCCGAGTACATCGTAACCAGCGGCAACCCCAACGTGTTTCTGTGCGAGCGCGGCATCCGCACCTTCGAGACTTACACGCGCAACACGCTGGACATCTCCGCCGTGCCCGTGTTGCAGGAGTTGACGCACCTGCCCGTCATCGTCGATCCCAGCCATGCCACCGGCAAGCGGTCATTGATTCCGTCCATGTGCAAGGCGTCGATCGCGGCGGGCGCCGACGGATTGATGGTGGAGGTCCACCCCAATCCCGAGAAGGCTTTCAGCGACGGACCGCAGTCGCTCCGTCTGCCGGACTTCGCACAGCTCATGCAGGATTTGCAGCCGTATCTAAAGTTGTGGAGTTCGGAGCGCGGCAGCTAG
- a CDS encoding M67 family peptidase: protein MSLSIPRSQYEKIAQHAIAAYPREGQGLLIGKESDGCMLVADFAPMPNVWESYEDNPYETSPQDSARNRTLVDPQDFIRVDREARSRGLDIICYFHSHPDHPARPSEFDRRHAHPFLIYAILAVANGEPRELTAWQLNEDMSQFLPVELNIVDDPA, encoded by the coding sequence ATGTCGTTAAGCATCCCGCGCAGTCAATATGAAAAAATCGCCCAGCACGCCATCGCTGCCTATCCGCGCGAAGGGCAGGGCCTGCTGATTGGCAAGGAGTCCGACGGATGTATGCTGGTGGCGGACTTTGCGCCCATGCCCAACGTGTGGGAAAGCTACGAGGACAATCCTTACGAAACCAGCCCGCAGGATTCCGCGCGCAATCGCACGCTGGTGGACCCACAGGATTTCATCCGCGTTGACCGCGAAGCCCGCAGCCGCGGGCTCGACATTATCTGCTATTTCCATTCCCACCCCGATCACCCCGCACGCCCCTCTGAGTTCGACCGCCGCCACGCCCATCCCTTCCTCATCTATGCTATTCTAGCTGTTGCGAATGGTGAGCCGCGCGAGCTGACCGCCTGGCAACTGAACGAAGATATGTCGCAGTTTCTGCCTGTTGAATTGAACATTGTGGACGATCCGGCATAG